In Dioscorea cayenensis subsp. rotundata cultivar TDr96_F1 chromosome 13, TDr96_F1_v2_PseudoChromosome.rev07_lg8_w22 25.fasta, whole genome shotgun sequence, the sequence ggaggtcatgggttcaaatccctcccccagCAGTACTGTTTCACATACTGTTTATACACGGTTCACCCaggattcttatattattcttctACTGAACATACACTGTACATCTGTGCTCCAGTACtatttaatactatttatattcataaaaaatggcgtttgtcgcctattattccaaaaaaaaaaaaatggtcatTTTCTCCCATCAATAATATttcatgtgttattttttttttaattattctttatgTGGCAACTAGCACGAACTAGCCTCAGAGTTCGTAtctgcattatttttattttttatttttttccattggaGTGGattcatcaaaatattaatccatattaacataataaaaaaatatttttaaaaattattgttaaataaaaactGTGTGACGTTGCTGACATAGCAAAATCAATCAATATGGTCAAATGCACCACTGCATGTATATTATATGATgcatgaagaaataataattaaaaatcattcatTTGTTAAATGGTATACTGAGTAGatgttataataaaaatgatcGCTATCTAATCATTATatccaatatttaaaaattatagaaccaaaattgaataaaatgataaaatacaaGTATGTAAAAATGCATTTaaacacataaaataaaaaataagatagcaaaagatagagaaatatGGCTAGAATTGATACAAACCTCCCATccatgaaaataaacaaataaatgagcAAAACTTTCGATGATTACCTCACCAAACAAAGATATTGTTGGAGAACCATCATGACCAGATGTTGGAGCAGGGTCAactgcaaataaaaataacaaaaatatttttattagaaccCACACCACAATATTGACAAATAGTGATAAGCACTCTAATTTAAGAGTGTTAAGACAACATATGAATATAAGAATTCATTAGTTACAATAGCTTAATAGctcacaataaaaaatttaaaatgaatagaAAAATCCATGATTTTGAGAAATACCAAAATATTCCACAATTTCTTTGTCTTTTGTGGGAACATTGCCAACTGGGataaaattaacaagaatttatatttttattagcaaAACACcacaataaaaaattgaaaataaagtaGATAGAATccattatttttggaaaataccaAAATATTCCGCAATTTCTTCGTCTTCTATAAGAAGATTGCCAACTGCAAATGAAAGTAAcaagaatatttttattaattagcaACATACACCACAACACAAAAATTGAAACTAAAATAGAATAatccatgattttgaaaaataccaaaaaattctgcaatttcttcatcttctataGTAACATTGCCAAGTGCAAATGAAAGTAAcaagaatatttttattaattagcaACACACACCACAACACGAAAATTGAAACTAAAATAGAATAATTCATGATTTTGAAAAATACCAGAAAATTCTGCAATTTCTTCCTCTTCTGTGCTATTTGAGCAAAATTGGGATTGGATACTGGCATCATCCCACTCTAATATCTCCCACCATTTCTTCTCACATTTAATTAATAGGCCTTGGTTATTGGTGATATCGGGCTTGAATGGAAGCCTCTTCAGATTTGGACAGTCCTCCAAGTGAACCTTTGAAAGATGAGGGAAATCTAATGCACAACTGCTTATTTTCACTAGCTTTGGTAAATGAACTATTGTCAAATACTTTAATCTGGGGAACATAGTGATGGCGCTGTCTTCTTCAATTTCTCCCACCTCTTCATCTACCAATTCTTCCATCgcattacaattttttaataccAAAATACAGAGGAGCGGGAGATGCAAGACCCAATGAAGACTTGTCAAGGTGTGGCATGCTTCAATTTGGACAAGTTGAAGCATTGGAAAACCTTCTTTCGGCTCAATCCTCCATACAAAACTTCTCAATTTTGGGAGATCAAATAATTTGAGAAACTTGAGATTTATCTTAGTTCCATTAGTAATCACCAAGTTTTGAATGGTAGTGCATGATCTGATTTGATATCTCTTCGGCCACCCATGACCTTCAATTGTTAAACTACTAAGTTGAAGTGTCCGCAAGCCTTCAATTTCTTGAATATTAATATTGACAATTGGCAGGTGGGAGAGTTGTTGGAGGATCTCATAAGAAGATGCACACATTCCTATACCTTTCAAGCCTCTCAGTATCTCCAATTCCTTTGGTTCTACATACCCATATGGATATAGGTCAAGCACCTGTAGACTGTACAAATTTGATAATAGCCCAGCCTGTAATTTGCCTAGAAACAGATATCCACAAAAAAggtatttcaattttttcaaatttcccaGCTCTTGCGGAAGTGATTTGATTTTTGTGCGTGATATGTCAAGAAACTCAAGGTTAAACAAATGTGTGATGATCTCAATTGGGAGCTCATGAATTCTAGTGGAAGATATATTCAAGTATGTGAGATTTGGCATTTGTCTAAGAAAGATTTTTGGCAGATTTTCTAGTCTTTGATTATGCTGAATGTTCAAACTCAAGAGGCTTGGGCACTCAAACTGCAACTGAGGCAAACAATTCATATCACAGTTGACTATTGACACTCGTTCCAGCTCAAACCATGTCTCCACCTCCTCCAATGATAACTGTTCTACATTAATGTTTTGTCTAACAAACCATGGCTTGTTGCTAGCACCCCCAACTCCTATGGCTATCCATTGGACCATGCCATGTATTATTTCATGTACCTTAGCTACTCTTTTATTATCATGAGTTACTACCAAACTTGCATCCTCCAAGATTTCAAGGATATAGCATCCATGCATGTAAGCTTCAGATAAAGAATCAAAGCAGGAGATCAGTCCAAACCCTAACcaacatttaattatatcttcAGTTGAGATGAGCTTTTTTTTAGGCCACAAGCAGAAATATAAGAAACACTGTTGAAGGGTTTTATTGACTAGCACTACaccaaaaaagtgtttttgaggCGGTTTTAAAGccctatagaggtggttataaccgcctttaTAGGTATAGTGTTGGTTTTTTTACCCGCCTCTAAACCGTCTCgtatcaagccggctctacactttagagccggtttgtaccaaccgttggggtaagttttatttacggaagcggtttttaataacaagagtagaggcggttataaccgcctctatagctactaagttttcattaccttccaatagttttagaggcggttataaccgtctctatAGCTATTAAGTTTTCTTTACCTTTCAAtagttatagaggcggttataaccgtctctataactactaagttttcattactttCTTATACGTGGtaaaggcggttataaccgcttctatagttactaatttttcattaatcgttttagaggtggttataaccacctctaaaaattattagtagaggcggttataaccgcctctatagctaataatatCTTGCATGTTCATACTTTTAAAGGTGGTTATAAtcacctctaaatttgttcattgaattgaattaaattttaatttttttccaattaataataaataaatttgttaacctgtaaattaaaaacataaaattttcattatatacaaaaatatactaaattcaatttcattgaccaTTATTGACATGTTATGAATTAAAGTGTAATGTATTTTgagtaataacaaaatataagtgttttacactatttgtgtactttcattaaaaaatattttttgagttaattacacaaagtaaaaaagCTTCATGTATCCTCTCATCTTGAACCCTCTTGATCTTTAACCATAAATTctccaaaatctgcaaaaatattaaacaaaatccaattttattcaatcaaaatccaatcttgTATTTAGAATGACCAAATAAAACATACACACAATACAAAACTATACTAAGCGGAATTTAGGTTTTAGCTTGGTACTATTTTTGGAAGTCATTAAACCTACACACATGactgaaaataaagaaaatacatCCAACACAAAGAGACCCAAAGAAAGGGCCCCAGATAGGAGGGAAACTTCCCAGCAAGATGCATATCAAGATGCAGAGATGAATACCTATATACCTATCTGATTAACATACCATTGCCCATTGAATGCACTCCTATCGATTTATCCTCATATCGGCCATTCTCTGTTCTCATTTCCAATTCTCGAATAGATTTGGACATGGATTTCATCTCCTTCATTTGCATATCCATCATCTCCATAAAAAGTTCAAGACGCTTCCTCTCTACAGATACATGGaatgaaaaatgataaattttttttaaaagccatataagaaatatatgattgaaccaaaaagattaaaaaaatgtaggaCCTTCATTTTTTGCATTTACTAATTCTTGATCTGCCTTAGCCACAATAGCAGCTGCAGAAGCGGCAGCTTTTGCAGCTTTTGCAGCTTCTGCAGCTTCTTCAGCAAGGCTGCTCTTCAATTCTACTTCCTTTTTGGATTCTCTATCTTTTTCAACAACCCTCTGAACCAAAGATTGCAGCCTAGGAACAACCATTTTCTACAAGGAAAAAACAAGGAACACAATGcattataaacaaaacaaactgtCATAAATTGCACAAGATGAATAAATGCAAAAGCAGTTTCTGCTCCAGAAGCAATTGCTGGATAGACCACAAAGATAATATAAATGCGAACGCAGTTTTTGGGTAAAGAGTTATGTGATACCTTAAAAAGAACACCAGTTGCTGCTCTAGAAGCAGTAAGAACACCTATTGCAAACAAAGCATGGTTCCACTGAAGCCGGGGTTGCTGCAAACTAGCACCCAGAGAAGAACCACCAGCAACAGGCTGCAAGGCTGGAGATGGATTGGGCTGGCTTACTGTAAGGAAATAGAAAATCAGAATTTATAATCCACAGACCTCCATGTCAAGAAAGGCGTGATAAATGCTAAATATTTCTGAAGAAAACTACTCATGGAGAGACAATGTTAAAATAATAGAAGCTACAATATAAACGCAACCTTGCAAGCAGATACATTATATGCATTCAATGCATCAATTTTATGTCACATATTgagaaacaaataaacaaaatttgaaatccATAGAAAAAGAACCCTGTTTTTTTTCCACCAAAATTTAAGCAACAATAGTTGTTATGCGCAAACAGAGAAACACTTATGATCACCTTGATTAGCTTGGTTTGTGGTGTTAGTCCCTGCACCTGCGGCATTTGAAGGTGCTGAATCCTGCAAGTCATCACAAAACCAAATCCAATAGTAAGAACTTATAAAAACCATGAAGAATTATACCACCAAAAACAAGCACACTGTCAGATGATATAAGGCTTACAGGAACACGGCGGAAGGCCTCATCAATTTCCTCTTTTGAAAGGCCTTTCTTTTCGAGGAAAGCACACCGGAAAATCACTGGAGAGCCCTTTACTTTGGGATGAGATAAAAAATTGACAGCATTTTGCACTTGCTCCTCCCTCATCGATTGCGGGATAGCAAATGGTGGCCTTCCAGAAGATTCATGGGACACCTCTTCTTTAACACTCTCACCTCCATTGCTCATTGGGTTCAATGGATTGCTCTctgaaatcaaaatcaagaaagaaacaacaataaaatacaattaggACTTCCTCTTCCTCATAAAGCATCATACCGATACCGATTCTCCAATTTCATATCTCAGATGAAAAACCCAAAAATAGTACCAAGCTAAAACCTAAATTCTGTACTcgcaagttaaaaaaaatcgaattttttttttcttggtagaAGTCATAACATTTAATGATAACAATGATCATACAACAGATAAGGAACCTTTTAACATAAGCTAGTGGCTAGTATAACTAGTTTAATGTAGACATTTAAAGTATTGCAAAATATACTAGTAAGTTTACTGCACATGATAGGTTTATCtgcagaaaagaaaataaacaagtgaGAGACACATGGTAGGGCTAACTGATAACTATTTGAGGGTCAAAAGATGCATGCATATAATGGGATCCAAAtttgaggttgatgggcatgtgTCACATGTTAAAGCTAATGCCCGTGCATTGTATTTTTGGTCTCAGAATCTTGACTTGTGAATGTGATCAAGTGTGGACcctattcattttcattatatacCCTCATTGGCAATGACAATGGATGAACTGAAACTGGAAAGTAAGGAAACTGAAACAATACCCCATTTATAAGCTGATGACCTGAATCAGATGCAACAAGTAATGATTCAGTTGGTGCACTtgggttttaatttttcatatcacatatattattttctttaatttgagaataatgaagaagatttTCAAAGAGCTAACagcattaataataaaaagaaaaaaaaaagaaaaccataaattAGAATAATTCATTTTCTTTGGAAATGAGTACTGTTATCAGTGAAATAAACCATGTCATTCTGTTGATCAACATCCAAACCATTAGTGAGCCCAAATGGTTGATCATCAACAGCCATAGTAGCTACAGCAACCTGTGCTACCTCTCCTCCCTCAAGTCCAATAGTTAATAATCCAAAATAAGCATCAGTGATGTAAAGATCACCGGTGCCTTTATTAAACTGCAACCCCAATGGCCTCCCATATTTACTCTCTAAACTTACATGGAAATATTTTATGCTATCATAGTTACTTGTCCTGAAAATACAGTAATTAAAACAATAGTAAAAAATTCATAAGATATTATCTTAAGTAGTTATATATGTatctgtattatatatatatatatatatacctgatgTTTGAAGTGGTGGCAAACTCTTGCCAACCAAGACTACAGCCTCTCCATTTGAGTATATGGCCATTAGAGATGCCAGTGTAGGGGCCTTTGCCATCGGTGTCGAAGGTGATGCTTTCAGGGGCCAAAGCTGATGAGAGAAGGAGCTTGTCTTGGACATGGAGGTTGGCAATATCCCTTTCAAGCAATGCACAGGTTAATGAGTTTTCTAgtgtgaagaagatgatgagaaaGATGGTCAAATTTTTCATTACTGGTGTTTATACTTCAAAAGGCAAAAAAGATGACAGAGTTTAGTAGTTAGAATAAATTTTGCCAATTATTTTTTCTCATGCCTAAGATTATATACCCTCATTGACCATGGCAATGGATGAACTGAAACTGGAAAGTAAGGAATCAAACATAATGTGTTCCATGTTAACGGAGCTGTTCATGCCTTTGGTTTGGTATATGTCTTTGGTGTAGTTGAACAGATTTGGATACTCTCGTATCAGCTTCTTGTTGCATTTGAAATGATCAACATAAACCTGCATGAAATATGAAAGAATGAGGCGAGTTAGCAACTAAAGCATTATCAACAAAATTATGCAAGGAAACTGGCTCAGTAAATTGAGTTTTGTCAAAGTAAAATAGTTAAGACTTAAGAGGAGTAATTCTTAATGCCAATTCTGGAAATTGActgaaaaattattatcaaattCTGACTTCGGCCGTGCTTTATTTTGTTAGCAATTAAACAAAGGAAAAGCAGTGCATCCAATATGCTACATTTGATTTGAATACTAGTTTCTAGGATATACTTGCTTAATGTAAAGCTACAATTAATAAGACACTTCTAATTTGAATACTAGAAATTGCATCTTCTtttagaattgaaaaaaattttgctTCCAGTTACAAAAACTAAATATTGTACAAGGCCCTCGAAATACCATTACAAAATGTGGTTAAAGTCATCGTGaccaaaaaaagaatatattctTCACTTAAGAGATGAACTGTACCTCATCAAATCTTATAAGAGTGACAAACAAGCGGACATCGACCTTCACCAACACATTCCCACAAATGTACCACTCGCTTGCTAAGTATCTCttcacccaaaaaaatatagatcttCATTAATAACCTACTTCACAATAGctaatgaataaattatgacaatcaaaatgaagataaaaaaatataaattatcaactGCATGTACTAGTGCGTAGCTTCAAATAAATTTCATCGGAgcaatttttttccccaaaccATGCACCCTTCCACCAATGCTTAGCATGTCCCGAATGAATGCTTAAGAGCACCCTGCAAAGATGCATAGAgagtaaaaaaacatacaacCATCACACACCAAAGAATCTCAtgtaatttatatgaaaaaaacttcaaagaccaaaaaaatccaagaatatCAATGAATCATGTGTCCTCAAAGATCTTACTTGCAAAAACCtgctaaaatttattataatacatACAAACAGATACTATAGAGATttcttaacaaaattttatcaatttataatacacacacaatatgaaataacaattaTGAAAAATCAGGCATATTTCTAAGGTTCCTGATAAAATCATATCAGTAGATTTGCAAACTCGTACCAAAAAAACTATATGGTAATCAAAAGAATAGTTCCACCAAAATCtgcaattaacataaaaaaaaaaatcaaagaggtCTAAATAATGACAACAAGAAATCATTCGAAGATTAGCGTCCTGCGTGGGCACAAAGAAGTGCTTGAGATTCGACTTTCCGATGATCGATTCTATGCACGCAGTGGCGCTCACCCTCTTCTCATGGTCTCATCTGGAACAACAAAACCAGCACAACATATGCCTTAATcgtatcaaaacaataaaaaaggcATGAACAGAGAGAAATCCTGTGAAGAGGGCAACCTCATGGTGACAAGCTGGCGAGCGGCATTGAGAGCTTCAGAGTGGGATTCACCAAGCACTTGGAGCTCAGCAACGACTCAGCGAGAGGAGAAAAGTAGCACACGGGCTCCGAGGAGATGCTGGAGAGCGTTGTCCGTAGGAACGAGGCTatggagaaggaggtggtgaaCGAAGGTACCATCACAGAGGACCTTGTAGGGTTCACAGAATCCAAAGCGCACTGAGTAGAACCTCTCCGCCTTGCGGTGTCTCTTCTGTTTCTTCACCCTCATTGATGTAGCTCACCGGAACCCTAACCCTTTCTCACGCCGGAGGTGAGGCAGAAGAGTAGGGAGTTTTGCCGTCTGGATCAGAGGTGAGGTGGTCTTCGAGTGCGCGGACTTTCTCATCGTCGGTGAGTGATTCCGGGAGGGTCTCGGACTGAGAGATAGGGGCGGTGGCGAGGGATGGCTTGAGAAGGCGGCTGAGGAGGGCAGCGAGGGAGAGAGCAGTTGCCGCAGTGGCGGAGGGGATGAGGGTTCTGAGAGGGTTGTCGTGGGGCCGGAGTTTGAGGGTGGAGGGGTAGAGGGTTTGGGGAGGCGGGCACGAAGAGGCGAGGGCGGAGGAA encodes:
- the LOC120274668 gene encoding peroxisomal membrane protein PEX14-like encodes the protein MQSIFFWVKRYLASEWYICGNVLVKVDVRLFVTLIRFDEVYVDHFKCNKKLIREYPNLFNYTKDIYQTKGMNSSVNMEHIMFDSLLSSFSSSIAMVNEGILPTSMSKTSSFSHQLWPLKASPSTPMAKAPTLASLMAIYSNGEAVVLVGKSLPPLQTSESNPLNPMSNGGESVKEEVSHESSGRPPFAIPQSMREEQVQNAVNFLSHPKVKGSPVIFRCAFLEKKGLSKEEIDEAFRRVPDSAPSNAAGAGTNTTNQANQVSQPNPSPALQPVAGGSSLGASLQQPRLQWNHALFAIGVLTASRAATGVLFKKMVVPRLQSLVQRVVEKDRESKKEVELKSSLAEEAAEAAKAAKAAASAAAIVAKADQELVNAKNEERKRLELFMEMMDMQMKEMKSMSKSIRELEMRTENGRYEDKSIGVHSMGNDFGEFMVKDQEGSR